Within the Corvus hawaiiensis isolate bCorHaw1 chromosome 8, bCorHaw1.pri.cur, whole genome shotgun sequence genome, the region gggcaggggcagggatggcatctgcccagggctcagctccagcagccctcCCTGTCCAGACCTGCTCCTGGGTAGGTGTTGCAGATCCACAGAGTCATAGCCCATCTGGAGTTGGAAGCACCcccaaggatcatcgagtccaaccccaggccctgcacagacaccccaacaatcccgccctgtgcatccctgagagcgttgtccaaacgctCACAGAGCTCCGGCAGCCTCGGGAACATGATCACTCCCCTTCCCATGACTTCTCCTGGTGCCCTGCAGAACATGTGCTCTGCTGCTAAATTCATGGCCAGGTCTTCCCTGCAGTGTGAAACCATAATTACACAACACAGTGGGGAACAAGGCACACCCGGTTCACCTGTTCTGCacatcagctctgcagggccacgcaaacaaataaagaaacagcTCCGAGAGACAGAAGAATCCTAAACCCATCACAGTCTGTGCAGAAGGGTCGCTCCCTGGCACATTTCCTGTTGCAGGCCCCTGGgctcaggggagggaggagctgcagcaatgGCACAGGGACAGTTCAGGGGGGACAGTTCAGCGGGGACAGTTCAGGAAGGATCCGTTCAGCAGGATGGATGCCCGGTCAAGCAgaacaggaggagctgaggcagGAAATGCAGGCTGACACCTCAGCCTCCCCTGCACCTTGCTCCCGGGAAAGGCATCCCGGGCTGACATCGGGGGGACATCAGCCCTGATGCCACCCCAGAGGAACGCGGGGCCTCTGGGTGATGGCACTGCTCCATCCCGCTGGAACATCTTGCTGGTGCCTGGACCACCTCACCACAGTGGCTTTTAGGAAACACAGCTACAGAGAGCCCTCTCAGAATCTGGCACTTTATGAATTTACAGCCGTGAGAATTCTCCCAGTGTGTTTAAGGATGGGAGAAAAGCGGCTTTGATTTGTTGATGTGAGTATTTCACAATCCCCTTCCAAGACCATCCCAGCGCTGCCAATGTGCtgcccccccggcccctccgTGACAGCTTCCTGACACTCCACTCACCAGTTTGCTGTATCCCGGGGGTGTTTACAACATCCTCACTTATAACAAGGAGCAAAGTGCCCCCCGGGGCAATGTGTCTTCAGAAAAAGCCATTGACAGAACAGCATCTCCTCTGTCTGCCTCTACAGATCTGCATGAGGCCAGGACAGTCTTAGTGACTTGGACatgttctccttccctgggggaGGTTTCTCTGGGATTTCTGCTGACCTGGAAGTGCAGACATATCACTGGGCACCCCAACCCTCTCCCGTGGCAGGGGCAATTTACACAAACATTAATTTACAAACAGAAggcattctttttaaaaagctaacTTTATAATAGATTTTTCCAGCTAATTAATTCTTCAGGCTAACACTGAGCTTgataaattacaaaaatacGTGTCTTTATTATTTGTGAGAGCTCAGCAAGACCCAAATTAAGTGGGAGCACTCTTCAGCTGTGATGAGAACTGAACCTGCTCTGCGCAGGAGTGTTCTAGGGAATGAATAGTGAAATGAATGATTATCTTTAAAACCAGCTTGGTGGAGAAGGCTTTTACCCTGCCagtcccagctctgtgcagggtcaggCAGAGTTTTCTTTCTGAGAGCAAGCTGAGGATGGAAGGACACAGGACACcgaattgctgctgctgcacaaatTTACACTCCAAAAAAGCTCTTCTCTACTTCCCACAGAAAGAGGAACACCCATATAAATGATTCAAGGgaaggctggatggggcttggagcaacctgggatagtggaaggtgtccttgcccatggcagggggtggaatgagatgaccttGGAGgctcctcccaacccaaaccatcctgggaatctgggattctgtgctgtgtgtgatATCCCCGCAGCAACACAGGAATGTGAGTTTTTTAGTTATAGAGAGGATAAAAGGAAGGCTGGTCCCATGTCCTGCCCTCGGAATGAGCCCAGGAAGCACAACCCAAAGTTCCTGCTGTAATAAACCAGACGTTTTGCTTAGAAGCAAAATCCCAGCAGGTCTGTGTCAAAGTGTTTTCCCGTGGGATTTGGCAAAACCATTAAGGATCAGCCTCTGCACAGCCAGAGATGTCTGGGCTAAGCAGTGGGATGAGTGAGGTCCCAGCCATGCTCAGACCTGGCTGAGGCCgtccttcagcagcagccccgCACTCCTGCCCCAGGGCCTCCATCTCACCCCGTCTCATCCATAAATTCAGACTGACATTGTCATTTACATGCACTTCAGTCTGTAACAGCGCCGGAGACAGCGGAGCAGAAACAGCGTGCAAGGAGACACCCCACGCTTTTATACAAACTGACAATTATTAACCCACTGGAAATCTCTTCATTATTGCTGAGCCCAATCCTGCTCTTCACGGAGAGAGAGAAACCCGCAAGATTTACAGCACGGTAAAAGGGAGTCAAAGCTTTTGAGTCAGTCCCTCTGTGCCTTCCCAGGAATGCCTTCGCTCAACGGGAGTCTCCTTGATGGCCTGAATTTCCCCACACTTCACTTTAAACAAGGATGTTTGGGGTCACCCTGCTCAGCAAAGACTTGCCAATTAGCATTCTGATGATAGAGCTCATTGGTGCCCCTGTGCAGGAAGTCATTTCCAGAGTgcctgagcacacacacacacacacacacacacacacacacacagggctgcTGATGGAGCCTTACAGGGAatttcagctccagcagctccccacctCCCCTGTGGATCCTttctggaaggaagaaaaaaaccttaaaaaccCCACCCTCTGCTGACAGCCAGAGCACACCAGGAACACAGAACAATTTGCTTACTGTTCACTTGATCAGTATACAAActcatttaaagaaaaggaattatcTACAAAACTGAGAGGCTCACAGGGACAGATCCTGCTCCGGTGCTGAAGGAGGCTCCCCTAGGGGAAATGCCCCCATCCCACCACACCTGCTATCCATggttaaataaaaacatcaagCTCTGAACTCTTTAAACTGGTATTTCTAATTGCTGCCTACAGTAGGAAATACGCTATatattcttaattaaaaatgttaaggCCATTTCTAAAGAGAATTTATATTGCTGTAAGAAATACAAGGGTTAGAGGAGGATGGGTCCACCATGAACCTAAAACTGGCTTGCTGCTGGTGACCATCACTGGCATTTTGGGGGAGAAGCATCTCCCCATGACCCCAGAGCACATTCAGCTCCACAGACACCAGTTAAACATGGCAATCTGCttttagaatcatggaatatagACTggcttgggtgggaagggactgcGAAGATCACGTAGCTCCAACCctctgccacggtcttctcccCATCCTTCTATCACTGGAAAATTTGtcaataataatttaatattatCAGTGTTTTAATTCTGATTGATGTAATTAAACTGCAATTACATGACTTCTTTTGGTACCAACAGGAAATCTCTACATGGGTCTGAGTGGATCCCGTCCCCCAGACAAGACCCCTGTTCACGGAGGGAGTGTTCCCTTGTCAGGGCATGCATGGGATCATTGGTCATTCCAATCCTCTCTGTGTCAGGCAGCCCAGGGTGACACCTCGTGTGTATTTATCAGAAGGAATTTAGTTCCAGAGGACACTGGGTGGCAGGTGGGCACCGCCTCCTGCCCCTCGGATGCAGCGCTTGCGGACACAGAGGCTCCGAGCTCTCCTTGTTCCCAGCGTGGGGACACACACAGAAATCAAATCTGGGAACAACATTCAGGGGTTCCTTTAGGATTTGATGGAACTGGACTCGTGCTGCTGAATTCCTAAAGTGTTCCAGTACAAGGCATCCCAGTACAAGCTGGTGCATCAAGCACAGCTTTTGCTGATGCAGACCTGGGCTTCAGCACATTCCAGATGCTATTTCCTTTGAATAAACAAATATCAAATGGAGTTATAATAAATGCTGGGGGTTTTAATTAAACTAAGATAATCAGGGCAAAAAATATGGATGCTCAAGCCTTTTCTATAAATGTAAGAGTTAATATCTATAAAAATTTCTCTTAGGCAACTAACAACTTATTTATTGTTATAAAAAAACTTATTTATTTGGAGACAGGCAAGTGCTACCCAACCCTGTGAGCCTCCAGTCTCCAAAATTACGCACACACTAAAACATAACTAAAATACCATCCTAAACCTGCTTGAGACAATAAAATGGCCTGTAAAGCAGCAGTTTCTGGTCCTCCAGGACACACAGTTCCCAGTTCCACCCCACCTCCAGTGGGGTGCCCGTTGATGGGCTCTCTGCTGTGGGGCACCCCTGGGTGCCCACCACTCCTACCTGGGTGTTGTTCACTTTGACCCACAGGAGAGCTTCACCTTGTAGTGGAATTACAATTTGATGCCTAATTAATACATAAATTTGGCGTGTAAGTAACACTTTTGTAACACGTGCAACTGCAGCTTCCTCTGCCACTGTCCCCATCGTGTTTATCTGCCAAGTAACTCATTATCAGcacaaattacaaaaaaagtgAGTGAAATTGtgaattaaaatacttttccaaTTACTATTTGTCTTTTCTAtgcaagatgaaaaatattttcatcttttgcatttaaaacaagtatttttaaaagcagcatgaCTGCTTGCTGTCCACACAAATGTGACAAATCTCCCAAAAATTTTGTCTTAAGAGTGACCACTGATCTAAAACATAAAATCAGCATTTGTTATTATATCACACTGAAATTTAACAGCTAAATTACTGCAGTAAAACAGCAATAATTAAATAATGTTTACATAAAGACTCTGGTAATTTCAATACCAAATTCAGTATTTCCTCTGTTATCACCTGAAGCATTTTAACCCAGGTGAGAGACACCAGCAGGTGAAGGAGTTCCAGAGgacacagaatcccaggataaAGGGGTTTCCAGCTGATCAGCCCATCTTACCTGCCCAGAGCTCTGATCCCTTCCTGCCCCACGCTCCCAGGGAATGGGTGCTGTGGGACCTTGGCCGTGGCTGTCGACAGGACCTTGTTCCTGGCCTCACTCCTGGCCTCACTCCTGGCCTTGCTCCTGGCCTTGCTCCTGGCCTCGCTCCTGGCCTTGTTCCCGGCCTCACTCCTGGCCTCGCTCCTGGCCTCGCTCCTGGCCTTGTTCCTGGCCTTGCTCCTGGCCTCGCTCCTGGCCTTGTTCCTGGCCTCGTTCCCGGCCTCACTCCTGGCCTCGCTCCTGGCCTTGCTCCTGGCCTCGCTCCTGGCCTTGTTCCTGGCCTCGTTCCCGGCCTCACTCCTGGCCTCGCTCCTGGCCTCGCTCCTGGCCTCGCTCCTGGCCTTGTTCCTGGCCTTGTTCCTGGCCTTGCTCCTGGCCTCGCTCCTGGCCTTGTTCCCGGCCTCACTCCTGGCCTCGCTCCTGGCCTCGCTCCTGGCCTTGTTCCTGGCCTTGTTCCTGGCCTCGTTCCCGGCCTCGTTCCCGGCCTTGTTCCCGGCCTCACTCCTGGCCTTGTTCCCGGCCTCACTCCTGGCCTCGTTCCCGGCCTCACTCCCGGCCTCGCTCCTGGCCTTGCTCCTGGCCTTGTTCCTGGCCTCGTTCCCGGCCTCACTCCTGGCCTCGTTCCCGGCCTTGTTCCTGGCCTCGCTCCTGGCCTCGCTCCTGGCCTCGTTCCCGGCCTTGCTCCCGGCCTTGTTCCCGGCCTTGCTCCCGGCCTTGTTCCTGGCCTTGCTCCTGGCCTCGCTCCTGGCCTCGCTCCTGGCCTTGTTCCCGGCCTTGCTCCCGGCCTCGCTCCTGGCCTTGCTCCCGGCCTCGCTCCTGGCCTTGCTCCTGGCCTTGTTCCCGGCctcaccccacagccctgcctttCTGTGCTCGGCCGTGGATCCCACGTGGTAAATCACACTCTGGAATTTCTTCTGGATTTTCCCCTCTTCACCTGTTTTTCTAGAGGATTCTTTTTCCTCCCCGGTTCCTGTGCCAGCCTCCCGGGCTCAGGCTCTGTGGGACTTGTGCTCCCTTTCCCCAAGGTGAGGATATTTTCCAGGTGACATCTTCTATTCCATCttgctgcctctcccagcccagtgCATGAGAATCAGGGATAATCTGGTTTAGTTCACTCTTTCCCAGGTTGAACTTTTTGCTGGGACAGTGTTAAGCCTTTTGTCATTGTTCAGGGACAGCCAATTATAAATTATTGCATCGTTCTTCTCATCATGGTTTACTgacaactcaaaaaaaaaaaaaattacagcttgaTTTCCTGAATGTAGCTTTATGTTTTTTCCTAAAACTGGGCTCATGGGATATTTGACAAAGCATGGGACATACCCAGTGTAATCAAGAAATACCTTGGAACAAACCACTTCATTTTCATTCATATTCATCTTTTCATGAGCCACTCCTCTGGAACTCTTCTTAAAATCTTCTTTcaagacagatttttaaagaacCATGGATAACAAACATTAATGTGTGGCATACAAACAGGACATGGGCACTTCTACACAGAAGCAATTTGCCACCTGCTTAGCAGGGaaccaaaataaattcagtGTATCTGAATTAGTTATGGTGCTCCTGTCGCAGAGCCCGGGGCTtgtccagcagcagggccagcacccCGGGAGGAGCCTGTGGCTGTAGGACAGGGAGGAGCAGAGTTTTTGGCTTCCTTTGTCGGCTTAGTTCTGTCCTTTCCCAACACTCCCTCGGGGATCTCAGTGGTGCAGGGACTCCCACACAGCCTGGTTCAGCCCCAGGGAAAGGGTCCCACAGACTGCACCTCCCATTGCCAGGAGCAAAGTACGAGACAGATCTGGGGGGGTGGAAAGGGCAAAGTCTCTGTATTGGTCTCGGGAagcagggctgagctcctgGGAAGAACAGCAGGGGCAGCTGGAGCGTCCTCAGGAGGCtgaaacaagacagaaaaacagcactCAGAGAAAAGCCCACCTGGGCAAAAATAACATTCACGAAACTTCTGTGAGGTCCTGCTCATAATTATCTGCTGAACTGCACAACTGATAAAAAAGGATTCATGACATATTCCATTTATGCTGGTTAGTGGGGAGTGTTTCTCTCCATGCCATCCATGCCGTGGTCATTTCtggcagcacacacagaaattGGGCAATTTATCCCCTATTTACatgggaaaaagggggatttaAGGAGTACCTGGGGCCCTATGGCACAAAGCCTGGAGGAACACACCCTAATAACTGCCAAGTtcccccaaacccagctggTTGCTGTCCTGGAGGCAGGACAGGCTCtctggctgctcagggagaggggCTGAGGTTTTCCATGGACTTCCAGCAAGGATCAGCTGGAGCAACCCCTGATGTAGTCAGAGGAATAACCCTGGACTGGCTGTTTTCCCTGGCTTGCTAGATGTTTCCTTGCTTTTAAGCCTGCTTAGTTTTTCCTTGTCCTTCCCTCCAAAGAAGGAAATTCTGTTTGACAAgtttttgcctgctgctgcccaggtttcctggttttttaaaggatttggAGATTTCCATTTTTGGGTTCTCTGGGATGCCCAAGAGACCCTCCAATCCTGCTGATACAGCAAGAGGAAGGCTCTGATGCTTTATGAGAAGGAGAGACCAGAGGAGACCCGAGGGCTTACCTTGTGCATGTGGCCTGAAGGACTATGACCAAAGAATGAaagctaaagagaaaaataaaaacaaaaataaaaactgaaaaggggagggaagagaggaaaaaatggaagagaagaaagagattaAGAGTTTACAGTGTGTTTAGCTGAGAAATAGGCTGTGGTTACAGACAGAGTGCAACAAAACTCTCAGGTGAGAAGAAATATGGAGTGTGAAGTAAAGTCCAAGTGCTTGGGGCTCAACTTGGCTCATGAGAGTTCCTGTGTCCCTTGGACTGGTGACAGTCCCTGCCCCTCTGAGcccagccaggcacagccacGGGCTCAGGGCAAATAGTGGGGGGAGAAATATCAGCTGAATTCTCCTGACACCTCGAAACACCccaagcccagccctgctgaggtcTGGGTTCAGTCTCAGGCActagcccagctcagcccctgtTGTACCTGACCATGGCCATCTCACTGGAAAGGGGTGTGTTCAGCTGAGGGCAGTTCTGGGGTAAAACACAACAGTTTAGGCTGACTGGAGAAGCTCAGTGACACAAACCATGGCTGCGGCTGCAGGCGAGGGAGGAGAGCGGAGCCCCtcattcctgctgggaaaggctgCTCCATGCAGCTGCATGTCcaggggctggagatgggagggagggagcaaaactcccagctccctccccagAGCTCCCGTGGAGCTGAGCCCTCGGCTCTGTCCCTTCCCAGGGCGATGGGCCCCGTCCCTGCTGAGCCCCGTGTGTGGGACGGCACCGGCGGGTAACAGGAAGGAAGGACTCAGCTGGACCAGTTCACCTTTCCTCCTCAGAGGGACTGCTGCAAATGCAAACTGTTTTCCTGGAGCTGTCCCCCTTTCTCACTGCACTACACACACGAGCTCTCTCTAAGGTTGTTTCCTTGGCCCAGGTGAAATGGAGAATGGTcatgtgcacacacagcagctgtTCCGTCTGCATGACCTTACCTTTTCCTCTAACTCTTTTATCTGTCTTTTTTGGCCTTCAATTCTTTCTTCTAGCTCTTTAATTCTCTGTcagatttcaaataaaaaaatatttattaaccAACCAAATACAGATGTACCCAGAAGATGCATTACTTTGGGGGATATAAATTGTATGTGCTGTGCTTCCACCAAAAATAAATTGGGTATTAAGCTGTAGGTGAGTCCTCTGTGATTGTCACCGTGTGTGACAAAGTCAAGAAAAGCACGATGCCCTGTGTGCAGGGTTATCCAAGGCCAAGCAATGCCTACCCCAGGCCCAGCCAGTCTGGGACAGCTCCAGGGGGAGAGGCCGGTGCTCACAAGGCCGTCCCTCCCCGAGCCccgcctgccctgccctgcccggcacCCACCTGCTGTGCGTGCTGAATGAGCTCCATCCTTTCCCGAAGGATTTGGGCGTCCCTCTCCCGGAGCTCACTCATCACCTGCCGCTTCCATTGCTCCACGGCGCTCTTcagcttctccttctcctcttctgaAAGAAGTTCGGAAATTTTGGCTCCAGCTTCTTGCTGCAGGGCATCATAGAGCATGGCTTCTAATTCCAGAATTTGCTAATCAAAAACAATATAAAGCTGTCAGCTCGACCTTGTCCCTGGTCAGGTGAGGAGTCTGTGAGGAACTGAACATCTGACCCTGAAAGGCAATGGGAGCAGTGGAGGGGCTGTgtgctgaaacacagaaaactcCATCCAAAGGGAAAATACTTCAGGCTGCCTTCATCCTATGGGGCTCCGAGCAGCAATGGAACTGGGACAGCCTCTGGGCCCAGCCTAGTCTGCCCCTCAAACATGTGGGAGTCAGCTTCTCCTTCCTGGGGATGGCAGATGGCCgtggggagagaaaggaaaaaaagtaaaggaagaggaaaggaagaagggaaaagggagaaggggagaagggaaaatgtaattaggaaaagggaaaaaggaaacaggCTCATAAAAGACTCATTTTGTGAGTCACAGATATTTTTTACATG harbors:
- the LOC125329369 gene encoding testis-specific H1 histone-like, with the protein product MSSREAGTGTGEEKESSRKTGEEGKIQKKFQSVIYHVGSTAEHRKAGLWGEAGNKARSKARSEAGSKARSEAGSKAGNKARSEARSEARSKARNKAGSKAGNKARSEAGNKARSEAGNKAGNEAGNEARNKARNKARSEARSEARSEAGNKARSEARSKARNKARNKARSEARSEARSEARSEAGNEARNKARSEARSKARSEARSEAGNEARNKARSEARSKARNKARSEARSEARSEAGNKARSEARSKARSKARSEARSEARNKVLSTATAKVPQHPFPGSVGQEGIRALGRYLHCWSL